Proteins from a genomic interval of Triplophysa dalaica isolate WHDGS20190420 chromosome 13, ASM1584641v1, whole genome shotgun sequence:
- the six1b gene encoding homeobox protein six1b, with the protein MSMLPSFGFTQEQVACVCEVLQQGGNLERLGRFLWSLPACDHLHKNESVLKAKSVVAFHRGNFRELYKILESHQFSPHNHPKLQQLWLKAHYVEAEKLRGRPLGAVGKYRVRRKFPLPRTIWDGEETSYCFKEKSRGVLREWYTHNPYPSPREKRELAEATGLTTTQVSNWFKNRRQRDRAAEAKERENSENNNAGANKQNQLSPLDGGKSLMSSSEDEFSPPQSPDQNSVLLLQGNMSHPGASAYPMTGLGAAQSVHGMQGHPHQLQDSLLGPLTSSLVDLGS; encoded by the exons ATGTCAATGTTGCCTTCTTTCGGGTTTACCCAGGAGCaagttgcgtgtgtgtgcgagGTGCTGCAACAAGGGGGGAACCTTGAGCGTCTCGGCCGATTTCTGTGGTCTCTTCCGGCTTGCGACCATCTCCACAAGAACGAGAGCGTCCTTAAAGCCAAGTCTGTGGTCGCATTTCATCGTGGAAACTTTAGGGAGCTTTATAAGATATTAGAGAGCCACCAGTTCTCTCCGCACAACCACCCGAAACTGCAGCAGCTATGGCTTAAGGCCCATTACGTTGAGGCTGAGAAGCTGAGGGGACGACCACTGGGAGCAGTGGGGAAATACAGGGTGCGGAGGAAATTTCCTCTGCCGCGCACGATATGGGACGGCGAGGAGACCAGCTACTGTTTTAAGGAAAAATCCCGCGGTGTACTGCGTGAATGGTACACTCACAATCCCTATCCATCTCCCCGGGAAAAGAGGGAACTGGCCGAGGCCACGGGGCTGACCACCACACAAGTGAGCAACTGGTTTAAAAACAGAAGGCAAAGGGATCGCGCAGCTGAGGCGAAAGAAAG AGAGAACAGCGAAAACAACAACGCGGGCGCTAACAAACAGAACCAGCTGTCACCGTTGGACGGCGGGAAGTCCCTGATGTCAAGCTCGGAGGACGAATTCTCGCCCCCGCAGAGTCCTGACCAGAACTCCGTGCTCCTGCTCCAGGGTAACATGAGCCACCCCGGCGCGTCCGCGTACCCCATGACCGGCCTCGGCGCCGCACAGTCGGTACACGGCATGCAAGGACACCCACATCAGCTCCAAGATTCATTACTGGGACCTTTAACTTCAAGCCTAGTGGACCTTGGTTCTTAA